Proteins encoded in a region of the Rickettsia bellii RML369-C genome:
- a CDS encoding F0F1 ATP synthase subunit C gives MDMVSLKFIGVGCMAIGMLGAALGVSNIFSSLLNSIARNPSATEQLQRMALIGAGLAEAMGLFSFVIAMLLIFS, from the coding sequence ATGGATATGGTTTCTTTAAAGTTCATCGGTGTTGGTTGTATGGCTATTGGAATGCTTGGTGCAGCTTTAGGCGTCAGTAATATATTTAGTTCACTACTTAATTCAATAGCTAGAAATCCTTCAGCTACCGAACAGCTTCAGAGAATGGCACTTATTGGTGCAGGTCTTGCTGAAGCAATGGGGCTTTTTTCTTTTGTAATCGCAATGCTACTTATCTTTTCCTAA
- the tsaE gene encoding tRNA (adenosine(37)-N6)-threonylcarbamoyltransferase complex ATPase subunit type 1 TsaE, whose protein sequence is MLNSQTILNSEEETKNFAKAFAATLKPNNIVLLNGDLGVGKTFFCREIIKYFCGENTSIISPTFNLLQTYKTPHFTIYHCDLYRLKSPEEIYELGLEEALSGNLTLIEWSEIIKHLLPTPLIEVNLKLLDDDKRLCNITNEY, encoded by the coding sequence ATGTTAAATAGTCAAACCATATTAAATAGCGAAGAAGAAACAAAAAACTTTGCTAAGGCTTTTGCTGCAACCTTAAAACCTAATAATATTGTGTTATTAAATGGTGATCTTGGAGTAGGTAAAACTTTTTTTTGTCGTGAAATTATTAAATATTTTTGTGGTGAAAACACCTCAATTATAAGTCCAACCTTTAACTTATTACAAACATATAAAACACCTCATTTTACTATCTATCATTGTGATCTTTATCGCCTAAAATCACCTGAAGAAATTTATGAATTAGGGCTTGAAGAGGCATTAAGCGGTAATTTAACTTTAATAGAATGGTCTGAAATTATTAAACATCTCCTACCTACGCCTTTAATTGAAGTAAATCTAAAATTATTAGATGATGATAAACGTTTATGTAATATAACTAACGAGTATTAG
- a CDS encoding autotransporter outer membrane beta-barrel domain-containing protein, which translates to MSLGYKLKSTLLKYSFVVAISINLLAINSGILLLTLNNKAEAAPPPPPPPPPPPPPPPPPPPPPPTPPPPPLPKTPPVDPKSAAKDINAELGPTFNPYDTLKKNRKNIKNKKDNSDLEAFLNLNGIAQMSKLFSIVLTQHTDNDELRARFFKDIIRNNKLSPTEKFNLANQIAANNGIYEKDDKGNIIIDNTNLNNNIIGSTSYISNFNPNYKYIISYSTPTEILEKDLTSEIIDITKGFEKDSKGNSYRKFDETKLKQIEQERVYGLIKSKVESLIELAYGANIKYVDYYNSNINDNSYEKYFTEYEKEVITKALGYKRAYEEKTGLYKSEVDKLDRSILSEEEYIKKCEEILEKIGESSWDTYQVSKPGSSSKISYEEYEKLVTNEAKKRAVIARFLMEDNNKINGKRLKIVKEDGSEEYIDNTEFNLIRAENNWDLTPANIPLSKVMKDTNNLSENEKMKKLLARIEFLENNTNNLDIINELEDAKRQLDELKSKKITGLFALNNNGENASISFDQDLIDILKILKEVPDFVSIIRAHPDLFPTVFNDPDTLAFLEKCSPEDYENIIIELSLLDSKSQDLESLIVKKQISEEVTLHNQVASITNKPIHMGIHGRLLLPTAAITGGDEEDAINRGVWISGLYGVSNQKAWRSIPKYQGRTSGVTIGMDTELSNSSDVIGIAYSRIESHFKYNKKFAKTALNGHLLSVYGLKELPKNFSLQAIASVGHNYIKNKATTANNIIGKYQNNNFNFEALLNYKYRINYNLYLIPNIGLKYDYSRSSGYKGNNFVQKLMIQKKSNRLLTTSLGSKVEFKSIKVLNDITLVPSLYGSIENHFYNKDTKVNAKAVLNNQIIEEKIIISKQPKFGYNIGGNVLLTKKNINVVFEYNHYTHKKYKSHQGLVKLKINL; encoded by the coding sequence ATGAGTTTGGGATATAAGCTAAAATCTACATTGTTAAAATACTCTTTCGTTGTTGCCATATCAATAAATTTATTGGCAATTAATTCAGGAATATTATTGCTTACTTTAAATAATAAAGCAGAAGCTGCACCACCTCCACCACCCCCTCCTCCGCCACCACCCCCTCCTCCACCTCCGCCACCACCTCCGCCTCCGACGCCACCTCCGCCTCCGCTGCCAAAAACACCGCCTGTTGATCCTAAATCAGCAGCAAAAGATATTAATGCTGAATTAGGTCCAACATTTAATCCTTATGATACACTTAAAAAAAATAGGAAAAATATAAAAAATAAAAAAGATAATTCTGATTTAGAAGCCTTTTTAAATTTGAATGGAATAGCACAGATGTCTAAGCTATTTTCTATTGTTCTTACTCAACACACTGATAATGATGAATTACGTGCAAGGTTTTTCAAAGATATTATAAGAAATAATAAATTGTCTCCTACAGAAAAATTTAATTTAGCAAACCAAATTGCGGCTAATAATGGAATATATGAGAAAGATGATAAAGGTAACATTATAATTGATAATACAAACTTAAATAATAATATAATAGGTTCTACATCTTATATTTCTAATTTTAATCCAAATTATAAGTATATAATTTCGTATAGTACGCCAACAGAGATTTTAGAAAAAGATCTCACCTCTGAAATTATTGATATTACTAAAGGTTTTGAAAAAGATTCTAAAGGAAATTCTTATAGGAAGTTTGATGAAACAAAACTTAAGCAAATAGAACAAGAAAGAGTTTATGGTCTAATAAAATCAAAAGTTGAGTCGCTAATAGAATTAGCTTATGGTGCTAATATAAAATATGTCGACTATTATAACAGCAACATAAATGATAATAGTTATGAAAAATATTTTACAGAATATGAAAAAGAGGTAATAACTAAAGCTTTAGGTTATAAACGTGCCTATGAAGAAAAGACAGGATTATACAAAAGTGAGGTAGATAAACTAGATAGATCGATCTTAAGTGAAGAAGAATACATTAAAAAATGTGAAGAAATACTTGAAAAAATTGGAGAAAGTAGTTGGGACACCTATCAAGTTTCTAAACCTGGTAGTAGTAGTAAAATAAGCTATGAAGAGTACGAAAAACTAGTGACAAATGAAGCAAAAAAACGAGCTGTAATTGCAAGGTTTTTAATGGAAGATAACAATAAAATAAATGGAAAAAGACTAAAAATAGTAAAGGAAGATGGTTCTGAAGAATATATAGATAATACAGAATTTAATTTAATAAGGGCTGAAAATAATTGGGATTTAACACCAGCAAATATACCACTTTCTAAAGTAATGAAAGATACAAATAATTTATCTGAAAATGAAAAAATGAAAAAATTATTAGCTCGAATTGAATTTTTAGAAAATAATACTAATAACCTAGATATAATTAATGAGCTTGAAGATGCAAAAAGACAATTAGATGAATTAAAAAGTAAAAAAATTACTGGATTATTTGCTTTAAATAATAATGGTGAAAATGCATCAATATCTTTTGATCAAGATTTGATAGATATACTTAAAATTTTAAAAGAGGTCCCAGATTTTGTTAGTATAATAAGAGCACATCCCGATTTGTTTCCAACTGTATTTAATGATCCTGATACTCTAGCATTTTTAGAGAAATGTTCACCAGAAGATTATGAGAATATAATAATAGAGTTAAGTTTATTAGATTCAAAATCTCAAGACCTAGAATCTTTAATTGTAAAAAAGCAAATATCTGAAGAAGTTACTTTGCATAATCAAGTAGCTTCTATTACTAATAAACCTATTCATATGGGTATCCATGGTAGATTGTTATTGCCTACTGCTGCGATTACTGGTGGTGATGAAGAGGACGCAATAAACAGAGGAGTATGGATCAGTGGTTTATATGGAGTAAGCAATCAAAAAGCATGGAGAAGCATACCGAAATATCAAGGACGCACTAGCGGTGTAACTATCGGTATGGACACAGAGCTTAGTAATAGCTCTGACGTAATAGGTATAGCTTATTCAAGAATTGAGTCGCATTTTAAATATAATAAGAAGTTTGCTAAGACCGCACTTAATGGACATTTATTAAGTGTTTATGGTTTAAAAGAATTACCGAAAAATTTTTCATTGCAAGCTATAGCATCTGTTGGTCATAATTATATTAAAAATAAAGCTACAACTGCTAATAATATCATTGGTAAATATCAAAATAATAACTTTAATTTTGAAGCATTATTAAATTATAAATATCGTATAAATTATAATTTATACTTAATACCAAATATTGGATTAAAATACGATTATTCAAGAAGTAGTGGTTATAAAGGAAATAATTTTGTACAAAAATTAATGATTCAAAAGAAGTCAAATCGACTATTAACAACTAGTTTAGGCAGTAAGGTAGAATTTAAATCGATAAAGGTTTTAAATGATATAACGCTGGTGCCGAGCTTGTATGGGAGTATAGAAAATCATTTTTATAATAAAGATACAAAAGTTAATGCTAAGGCAGTTTTAAATAATCAAATAATAGAAGAGAAGATTATTATATCAAAACAGCCTAAATTTGGTTATAATATTGGAGGTAATGTTCTTTTAACAAAGAAGAATATAAATGTAGTATTTGAATATAATCATTACACCCATAAAAAATATAAAAGCCATCAAGGGTTAGTGAAGTTAAAAATTAATTTGTAG
- a CDS encoding F0F1 ATP synthase subunit A: MLHNPLVQFDIKKLIDIKVMDFDISFTNSAAYMLLASVLALTYFYLAFSNPRLVPSRLQISGEIIYNLVTDMLNQNVGSKGRKFVPVIFTLFVFILFCNLFGMIPYGFTVTSHIIITFALAILVFLMVTIVGFVKHGMHFLSLFLPHGTPLWLAPLMIIIELFTYLARPASLSLRLAANMMAGHILLKVIASFVVTLMIYLKFLPIPLMVILIGFEIFVAILQAYIFTILSCVYLNDAVNLH; the protein is encoded by the coding sequence ATGCTTCATAATCCTTTAGTACAATTTGATATAAAAAAGCTGATAGACATCAAAGTTATGGATTTCGATATTAGCTTTACTAATTCAGCTGCCTATATGCTACTTGCTAGTGTTTTAGCTTTAACTTATTTTTACTTGGCTTTTTCAAATCCTAGGTTAGTACCATCAAGGTTACAAATAAGTGGCGAAATAATCTATAACCTTGTAACTGATATGCTAAATCAGAATGTAGGCAGTAAAGGACGCAAGTTTGTTCCTGTAATTTTCACTCTATTTGTTTTTATTTTATTTTGTAATTTATTTGGCATGATACCTTACGGGTTTACTGTTACCAGCCATATCATTATTACTTTCGCTTTAGCAATTCTAGTATTTTTAATGGTGACTATAGTTGGCTTTGTAAAGCACGGCATGCATTTTCTTTCCCTCTTCTTGCCCCATGGTACGCCTTTATGGCTTGCCCCACTAATGATCATAATTGAATTATTTACATATCTAGCAAGACCGGCTAGTTTATCCTTAAGGCTTGCGGCAAATATGATGGCAGGTCATATTTTATTAAAAGTAATTGCTAGCTTTGTTGTAACATTGATGATTTACTTGAAATTTCTACCAATACCTCTTATGGTTATATTAATTGGGTTTGAAATCTTTGTTGCAATTCTTCAGGCTTATATTTTTACTATTTTATCTTGTGTATATCTTAATGATGCAGTTAATTTACACTAG
- the rpmE gene encoding 50S ribosomal protein L31: MKNGIHPDYKKFLIKVGSDVFETMSTHPAGEILMDVDFRKHPAWNKDIGNVVNQSNKSISDFNKRFSGLSFGSQKKEAS; encoded by the coding sequence ATGAAAAATGGGATACATCCAGACTATAAAAAGTTTTTAATTAAAGTTGGAAGTGATGTTTTTGAAACAATGTCAACTCATCCTGCAGGTGAGATTTTAATGGATGTTGATTTTAGAAAACACCCAGCATGGAATAAAGATATTGGAAATGTAGTAAATCAGTCTAACAAAAGCATTAGTGATTTTAATAAAAGATTTTCCGGTCTTTCTTTCGGTAGTCAAAAGAAGGAAGCTAGTTAA
- a CDS encoding DsbA family protein, translating into MRNSFITLIFLLLLSGCSEEKEKVVEQESSESITPAQASTSDENNNQTTETTTPAVITPAVQEQIEQKPEVKTFKVTFKIDENDMVLGNKDSKIVVVEYFSPTCPHCAYYHSTIFPELKQKYIDTNKIAYVTREFIATKQDLDASILARCKGDINSFMLFHDIILKQQDKWSVSNKYRELLTDIGQLGGVTPEEYKKCLSDDKITETLIANTNFITKAPKFIGTPSFFVNGVQTENYSINSISAAIDKAIEESKNKIDL; encoded by the coding sequence ATGCGAAATAGTTTTATTACGTTAATATTTCTATTGCTTTTGAGTGGTTGCTCAGAAGAAAAAGAGAAAGTAGTAGAGCAAGAATCATCTGAATCCATAACTCCAGCTCAGGCTTCAACTTCAGATGAAAACAACAATCAAACAACCGAAACAACAACTCCAGCTGTAATAACTCCGGCTGTGCAAGAACAAATAGAGCAAAAGCCTGAAGTAAAAACTTTTAAGGTTACTTTTAAGATAGATGAAAATGATATGGTTCTTGGGAATAAAGACTCTAAAATAGTTGTAGTTGAATATTTCTCTCCTACTTGCCCACATTGTGCTTATTATCACTCTACAATCTTTCCTGAACTTAAACAAAAATATATAGATACTAATAAAATAGCATATGTTACTAGAGAATTTATTGCTACTAAACAAGATTTAGATGCTTCTATTTTAGCACGTTGCAAAGGTGATATAAATAGCTTTATGCTGTTTCATGATATTATATTAAAGCAACAAGATAAATGGTCAGTTAGTAATAAATATAGAGAGTTATTAACTGATATAGGTCAGCTTGGCGGCGTTACTCCGGAAGAGTACAAAAAATGTTTAAGCGATGATAAAATTACTGAAACCTTAATTGCTAATACTAATTTTATAACAAAAGCACCAAAATTTATAGGAACTCCTTCTTTCTTTGTTAACGGAGTACAAACTGAGAATTATAGTATAAATAGTATTTCAGCAGCAATAGATAAAGCCATAGAAGAATCAAAAAATAAAATAGATTTATAG
- the cysS gene encoding cysteine--tRNA ligase: MQIYLFNTLTQNKELFEPEDQTNVKMYVCGPTVYDNPHIGNSRSVVVYDLLYRILVDIFEAKSVKYVRNITDVDDKIIERAANLGISINELTDKVTKEFHTNMKYLFCLPPTIEPKATQHIDVMIEIIEKLIKSGHAYIADDHVYFDVLLAPNYTELSNRKLEDMFESVRVENSKTKKHPQDFVLWKPAKPDEDVHMNFKSPWGLGRPGWHIECSAMSYKYLGKNFDIHGGGADLIFPHHTNEIAQSKCAFSNSTYAKYWVHNGFLTVNGEKMSKSLGNFITVRDLMDKQIKGEIVRLFLLTAHYRRPLDYNDKAIEDAKKTLDYWYRAIQNINIQKIDTLPSDFMQSLFDDMNSPLAIKIINDYAKAIFTATNEEEKQFNASNLIACANFIGLMNETPHEWFNKDVDENYINNLINERLEAKKQKNWGLADQIRNKLLNEKIILEDKPNGTTIWRKE, encoded by the coding sequence ATGCAAATATACTTATTTAACACCCTCACTCAAAACAAAGAACTATTTGAACCTGAAGATCAGACTAATGTAAAAATGTATGTCTGTGGACCTACTGTTTATGATAACCCACATATTGGCAATAGTAGATCGGTAGTGGTATATGACTTACTTTATCGCATACTTGTAGATATATTTGAGGCTAAATCTGTAAAATATGTACGGAATATTACCGATGTAGATGATAAGATAATTGAGAGAGCAGCAAACTTAGGTATTAGCATTAACGAGTTAACAGACAAAGTTACAAAAGAATTTCATACGAATATGAAATATCTATTTTGTTTACCACCTACTATAGAACCAAAGGCTACGCAGCATATTGATGTAATGATCGAAATAATAGAAAAGCTAATTAAATCTGGGCATGCATATATTGCAGATGATCATGTTTATTTTGATGTTTTATTAGCTCCTAATTATACAGAACTATCTAACCGAAAATTAGAAGATATGTTTGAAAGCGTACGGGTAGAAAATAGCAAAACTAAAAAGCATCCACAGGATTTCGTTTTATGGAAACCAGCAAAACCAGATGAAGATGTACATATGAACTTCAAAAGCCCATGGGGGCTAGGGCGTCCCGGCTGGCATATTGAATGTTCAGCAATGAGTTATAAATATTTAGGCAAAAATTTTGATATTCATGGCGGCGGTGCTGATTTAATATTTCCACATCATACTAACGAGATTGCACAAAGTAAATGTGCTTTTTCGAACTCCACTTATGCAAAATACTGGGTTCACAATGGCTTTTTAACAGTTAACGGCGAAAAAATGAGTAAATCTCTTGGTAATTTTATTACTGTCAGGGATTTAATGGATAAACAAATTAAAGGCGAAATAGTAAGATTATTTTTATTAACCGCCCATTATAGACGTCCTCTTGATTATAACGACAAGGCTATAGAGGATGCTAAAAAAACTCTAGATTATTGGTATAGAGCTATTCAAAATATAAATATACAAAAAATAGATACTCTGCCTAGCGACTTTATGCAAAGCTTGTTTGACGATATGAATAGTCCGCTTGCTATTAAAATAATTAACGACTATGCCAAAGCTATTTTTACAGCTACAAACGAGGAAGAAAAGCAATTTAATGCCTCTAATCTTATTGCTTGTGCTAATTTTATTGGATTAATGAACGAAACACCACATGAATGGTTTAATAAAGATGTAGACGAAAATTATATAAATAATCTTATTAATGAACGCTTAGAAGCAAAAAAACAAAAAAATTGGGGATTAGCTGATCAAATTCGTAACAAATTATTAAATGAAAAAATTATTTTAGAGGATAAGCCAAACGGCACTACTATATGGAGGAAAGAATAA
- the rpsB gene encoding 30S ribosomal protein S2 translates to MSKIPPVNVKDLLDAGVHFGHKTSRWNPKMAPYIYGERDEVHIIDLRQTAALMNVALNAIYETVKNDGKVLFVSTKIQASDIIAEYAEKCGQYYVNHRWLGGMLTNWKTISGSIEKLNKLEQTLENEEACIGYTKKEILDMNRKKDKLLLSLAGIRELHSKPDLIVIIDTNKEHIAISEAVRLDIPIVAVVDTNSNPDHIDYPIPGNDDAIRSIRFYCSLFADAALQGLEESMKASGVDLGSIQEHGDKNLAPKNVSKLKQAKKFSKTKNINEEANTEFEQALSDADEDKN, encoded by the coding sequence ATGTCAAAAATACCACCAGTTAACGTTAAAGATTTATTAGATGCCGGCGTGCATTTTGGTCATAAGACTTCACGTTGGAATCCTAAAATGGCACCTTATATATATGGTGAGCGTGATGAGGTACATATAATTGATTTAAGACAAACAGCAGCTTTAATGAATGTTGCTTTAAATGCAATATATGAAACTGTAAAAAATGATGGCAAAGTATTATTTGTGAGTACAAAAATACAAGCAAGCGATATTATAGCAGAATATGCTGAAAAATGCGGACAATACTATGTAAATCATAGATGGCTTGGCGGAATGCTAACTAACTGGAAAACTATTTCAGGTTCTATAGAGAAATTAAATAAATTAGAACAAACTTTAGAAAATGAAGAAGCTTGCATCGGTTATACTAAGAAAGAAATACTTGATATGAACCGCAAGAAAGATAAATTACTTCTATCACTTGCTGGAATCAGAGAGCTACATTCTAAGCCAGATTTAATAGTAATTATCGACACTAATAAAGAACATATTGCGATTAGCGAAGCTGTAAGACTTGATATACCTATCGTGGCTGTTGTAGATACTAATTCTAACCCTGATCATATAGATTATCCAATTCCAGGTAATGATGACGCTATAAGATCAATTAGGTTTTATTGTAGTTTATTTGCTGATGCTGCACTACAAGGTTTAGAAGAATCAATGAAAGCATCAGGAGTCGATTTAGGCAGCATCCAAGAACATGGTGATAAAAATTTAGCTCCTAAAAATGTTTCTAAATTAAAACAAGCTAAAAAGTTCTCTAAAACAAAAAATATAAATGAAGAAGCAAATACAGAATTTGAGCAAGCATTAAGTGATGCTGATGAAGACAAAAATTAG
- a CDS encoding F0F1 ATP synthase subunit B' (Produces ATP from ADP in the presence of a proton gradient across the membrane. Subunit B' is part of the membrane proton channel.) codes for MPQFDINTYYSQIFWLIVTFSLLYIFVYKFIVPKIERVLNNRQSNIQDNIAKADELALEIEKLNKYYNEEITRISTEIDRLKKEKIDSLEAEFLIKKTNLEQNLRKLINQNIKDIKLVAEKFRTSKVDATIMLAASIIEKITGTKADINLLKNIKIQ; via the coding sequence ATGCCTCAATTTGATATTAATACATATTATTCACAAATTTTTTGGCTAATAGTTACTTTTAGCTTATTATATATTTTTGTCTACAAATTTATAGTTCCTAAAATTGAAAGAGTTTTAAATAATAGACAATCCAATATTCAAGATAATATTGCAAAAGCCGATGAATTAGCTTTAGAAATCGAAAAGTTAAATAAATACTATAATGAAGAAATAACAAGAATAAGTACTGAAATAGATAGGTTAAAAAAAGAAAAAATAGATTCTTTAGAAGCAGAATTTTTGATTAAAAAAACTAATTTAGAACAAAACCTACGAAAGCTGATAAATCAAAATATTAAAGATATAAAATTAGTTGCAGAAAAATTTAGAACTAGTAAAGTAGATGCGACTATAATGCTTGCTGCTAGTATTATCGAAAAAATCACTGGCACTAAAGCAGATATAAACTTACTAAAAAATATAAAAATACAATAA
- a CDS encoding AtpZ/AtpI family protein: MDNDKLKDIKTRINQLKTDKTPNSNLQQEISPFTIAIDLVSGTMVGFVIGLLTDKFFHSKPLFIIIFTIIGIIAGFNIVRQRLISKK; the protein is encoded by the coding sequence GTGGATAATGATAAATTAAAAGATATTAAGACAAGAATTAATCAGTTAAAAACTGATAAAACCCCTAATTCTAACTTGCAACAGGAAATAAGTCCGTTTACTATAGCTATAGATTTAGTTTCCGGAACAATGGTAGGGTTTGTTATTGGTTTATTAACTGATAAATTCTTTCATTCTAAACCTTTATTTATTATTATATTTACCATAATCGGAATTATAGCAGGATTTAATATAGTCAGGCAAAGGCTAATCAGTAAGAAATAA
- the tsf gene encoding translation elongation factor Ts: MSEVNISASDVRELREKTGAGMMDCKKALIETKGNLEEAVDFLRTKGLAAAAKKAGRVAAEGLTAAKVDGLTGVVVEINSETDFVARNEQFQNLVTNIANLAINVKDIEELKAAKMPNGKSVEEDVVENIATIGENLTLRRMEVLKVSEGAIGSYVHNEVASNLGKISVLVGLQSSAKDTAKLEALAKQIAVHVAGNNPQSIDDSGLDQALVERERKVFFEKSKEEGKPDNIIEKMVEGRIRKFFAEVVLLQQNFLFDNKLTVAEVIKNAAKELGAEIQITKFIRYELGEGIEQEEKNFADEVAAVMKG; the protein is encoded by the coding sequence ATGAGTGAAGTAAATATAAGTGCTAGTGACGTTAGAGAGCTCAGAGAAAAAACTGGTGCTGGAATGATGGATTGTAAAAAAGCCTTAATCGAGACTAAAGGCAATCTTGAAGAAGCTGTTGACTTTTTACGCACGAAAGGTCTTGCTGCTGCTGCAAAGAAAGCTGGACGTGTTGCTGCTGAAGGGTTAACAGCTGCTAAAGTTGACGGATTAACTGGAGTTGTTGTTGAAATAAATTCTGAAACCGATTTTGTCGCAAGAAATGAGCAATTCCAAAATCTAGTTACAAATATTGCTAATCTTGCAATAAATGTTAAAGATATAGAAGAACTAAAAGCAGCTAAAATGCCAAATGGCAAATCAGTAGAAGAAGACGTTGTAGAAAATATTGCTACAATAGGTGAAAACTTAACACTACGCCGCATGGAAGTACTAAAAGTATCTGAAGGAGCGATTGGCTCTTATGTACATAATGAAGTTGCATCAAACTTAGGTAAAATTTCTGTATTGGTAGGTCTACAATCAAGTGCAAAAGATACGGCAAAACTAGAAGCTTTAGCTAAGCAAATCGCTGTTCACGTGGCAGGAAATAATCCACAAAGTATAGATGATTCTGGTTTAGATCAAGCCCTTGTAGAACGTGAGAGAAAAGTATTCTTTGAGAAGTCAAAAGAAGAAGGTAAGCCTGACAATATTATCGAAAAAATGGTAGAAGGCAGAATTCGTAAATTCTTTGCTGAAGTTGTGCTACTACAACAAAATTTCTTATTTGATAATAAACTAACTGTTGCTGAAGTAATCAAAAATGCTGCTAAAGAACTTGGTGCAGAAATTCAAATTACTAAATTTATCAGATATGAACTTGGTGAGGGTATAGAGCAGGAAGAAAAAAACTTCGCCGATGAAGTAGCCGCTGTAATGAAAGGCTAA
- the rpmB gene encoding 50S ribosomal protein L28 has product MSRKCELTGVGVLYGNNVSHSQRKTRRRFEPNLRSVKFISDITTAEYRLSVSARCISSVEKAGGFDAYMLKANNDALSTTAKAIKKKIIQTKMAKSL; this is encoded by the coding sequence ATGTCTCGTAAATGTGAACTCACTGGAGTGGGTGTTTTATATGGCAATAATGTATCGCATTCACAGCGTAAAACTAGAAGGCGTTTTGAGCCTAATTTAAGATCGGTTAAGTTTATAAGTGATATAACAACCGCAGAATATAGATTATCAGTTAGTGCTAGATGCATAAGTTCAGTTGAAAAAGCTGGCGGGTTTGATGCGTATATGTTAAAAGCTAATAATGATGCTTTATCCACTACAGCTAAAGCTATTAAGAAAAAAATAATTCAGACTAAGATGGCAAAATCATTATGA
- a CDS encoding CarD family transcriptional regulator has product MVNIAQSEDKTEQQKSEFKIGQRIVYPAHGVGEITNIENHTIAGTEIKVYVISFPQDKMTVKVPVSRATVVGLRAVASKKDLDLIYSTLQGKPKQGNRMWSRRAQEYEGKINSGNIVAVAEVLRDLHKNVDNDRSYSERTLYEAALNRLAGELAILENIDSSEAINKLVEVLREKLVA; this is encoded by the coding sequence ATGGTAAATATAGCACAATCCGAAGACAAAACAGAACAACAAAAATCTGAGTTTAAAATAGGACAAAGAATTGTTTATCCTGCACACGGAGTAGGTGAAATTACAAATATAGAGAATCATACTATTGCAGGTACTGAGATAAAGGTATATGTAATCTCTTTTCCTCAAGATAAAATGACTGTAAAAGTACCGGTTAGTAGAGCTACAGTTGTAGGGCTTAGAGCAGTTGCGAGCAAAAAAGATCTAGATTTAATATATTCAACCCTTCAAGGCAAGCCAAAACAGGGTAATAGAATGTGGAGCAGAAGAGCTCAAGAATATGAAGGAAAGATTAATTCAGGTAATATTGTAGCAGTTGCCGAGGTATTACGTGACTTACATAAAAATGTTGATAATGACCGCTCTTATAGTGAAAGAACTCTTTATGAAGCAGCTCTAAATAGACTTGCAGGTGAACTTGCTATTCTTGAAAACATAGATTCATCTGAAGCTATTAATAAGTTAGTGGAAGTATTACGCGAAAAGTTGGTGGCATAG